Proteins encoded by one window of Arachis ipaensis cultivar K30076 chromosome B04, Araip1.1, whole genome shotgun sequence:
- the LOC110271437 gene encoding heavy metal-associated isoprenylated plant protein 35-like, whose product MDCQGCVQKIKKALSGINGIYDLYIDYPQQKITIIGWADLEKILKVIKKTRKIATISNIDLLTDEPQPPPQEEVEPTQQPEPEANSKKAPEPAQEEASPLPEEPLKGEPPTKVTSPRPPENNNECHCQNPPPSTPETRDVGEVHVMHQHHPYNYVNRYDFGHNYVGYSDRFQYQNRNMPMFLGEPPQHVHVTHSYNAYRPSPYVTEYEYVRSSPRYIHYNRMEYYTTRDYNHSYYNGNKNGNITSMFSDENPNSCRIV is encoded by the exons ATGGACTGTCAAGGATGCGTGCAGAAGATCAAGAAAGCACTCTCCGGCATCAATG GTATATATGATCTATATATTGATTACCCGCAACAGAAGATAACAATCATAGGTTGGGCAGATCTAGAAAAGATTCTCAAGGTGATCAAGAAGACAAGGAAAATCGCCACCATTTCCAATATAGATCTTCTAACCGATGAGCCGCAACCACCACCACAAGAAGAAGTAGAACCAACACAACAACCAGAACCTGAAGCAAATTCAAAAAAGGCACCTGAACCAGCACAAGAAGAAGCATCACCACTACCAGAGGAACCTCTGAAAGGCGAACCACCAACCAAGGTAACATCACCAAGACCTCCAGAGAATAATAATGAATGTCATTGCCAGAATCCACCACCTAGCACCCCAGAAACTAGAGATGTTGGAGAGGTTCATGTGATGCACCAACATCACCCATATAACTATGTGAACAGATATGATTTTGGCCATAACTATGTAGGATATTCGGATAGATTTCAATACCAGAATAGGAATATGCCAATGTTTCTAGGAGAGCCACCCCAACATGTTCATGTGACACATAGCTACAATGCTTATAGGCCATCACCTTATGTCACTGAATATGAGTATGTTAGGTCATCGCCAAGGTACATACATTATAATAGGATGGAATACTACACTACTAGAGACTACAATCACTCCTACTACAATGGCAATAAAAATGGAAACATCACATCCATGTTTAGTGATGAGAACCCAAATTCATGTAGGATAGTGTAG